The stretch of DNA TACGACCAAGGCGCAGTGTCGGTGTTCGGTTCGGACACCCACATCCACGAGTTCCTGCACGACGCCCGGCACCTTCTCGGATTCCCATGTCACTGACGCTCGAAATGCCGTCTGCTATCCGCTTGCTGGTTCCCGGCGCTGTGGCAGGCATCGTGTCATACGCCTTCAGCCGCGTGATGATCGAACCGCTGATTGGCGCCGCGGTGGACTACGAGGGTGCGCGCGAGCACGCCGAATCGCAACTTGCCGGGAGCGATCATGACCACGGTCATGAGGTGTTCACTCGCGCGGTGCAAGAGAACGTGGGCGCTGCGGTCGGCGTCGTGGTCTTCGGCATCGTCATGGGTGTGCTGTTCGCGGTCGCCTACACCATGATTCGAACCGTGTTGGAACGGCGGGGCATCACACCGGATCCGACCGGTCTGGCGTTGATGTTAGCCGCGGGCATGTTTGTCGCCATCGTGTTGGTGCCGAGCCTCAAGTATCCCGCGAACCCGCCGACTGTCGGGCTGGAAGACACTATCGGAGCGCGAAGTTCGTCGTTCCTGGCGATCACGGTGATCTCCGTCGTGAGTGCGTATGTCGCGGTAAGTGCCGGGCTGGCCTGGTCGCGTCGGTGGAGTCCCTGGCGCGCGACAGCTCTTGCGTGCGGCGGTTACGTCGCGGTGATGCTGTGCACGATGGCGCTGCTGCCCAGCTTTCACGAAGTGCCAGGCCCGCTGAGCGGACCCGACGGCCTTGTGCTGGGCGGCTTTCCGGCCGAGGTGCTGGCCGAGTTCCGGCTGTATTCGTTGGTGAATCAGGCGTTGATGTGGATGGTGATCGGCGTGACGTGGGCTTGCCTCGCCGCTGTGCCGCGGAGGTCGGCTAAGGACGCTCTCGCGGTTGGGACGCGTCAACTCTAAGGGCTGTTGGCGGGGCCAAAACGGCTATTTGTAGCGGCACGCAATGCGCCGACGGCCCCGAAAACGCCTGGGCGAAGGCGGGTCCAGATGGTTCGTGGGCCCGAATGACATTTCCGCACAGCTAGTTTGAAGCGAATTTACAGGTTACGGGGTTTGCAGATCGAGGGTCTCTATCGCAAATTTGTGTCGAGGCCCTATCTGGATTACCGATACGCTTTTCGAGTGATGCGGGCTAGCAATAGATCCGCCGCGGCCATGTCGCCACCGTACCATCCGCGCGTACTTGCAAAGTGGCGCTAGTGGCGCCAAAATGGCGCCATGCCCAGTGTGCAGATCAAGGACGTCCCAGAGGACACCCATCGCGTATTGCGCGAGCGAGCGGCCCGCGCGCACCAATCCCTGCAGGAATACCTTCGGAGTCGCCTGATCGCCGATGCGAATCAGCCGACTTTGGAGGAGGTTTTCGATCGGGTCGCGACGAGAAGCGGTGGCAAGGTGCCGTTTACCGATGCGGTGAGTCACCTTCGGGCAGAACGTGATCGTCGTTGACGCGAGCGTGGTGGCCGTCGCGCTCGGCGATGACGGGGCCGACGGTGAGCAGGCCCGGGTCCGCCTGTTGGACGAAGCGTTGGCAGCCCCGGAAATCGTCGATCTCGAGGCGACGTCGGTCTGGCGTCGTCATGTCGCGGCGAAGTTGATGACCGCTCGCCGAGCCGCCCTCGCCGTTTCAGACCTCCGGAATCTGCCGCTCCAGCGATCGCCTCATCGGCCGCTGCTCGACCGCATCTGGCAGCTGCGGCGAGGCGTGACTCCATACGACGCCGCTTACGTCGCGCTTGCCGAAGCCCTCGACGTCGCATTGGTGACGGCTGACGCACGGCTCGCGCACGCCCCCGGCATCAGATGTGAGGTCGAGGTGATCACCGGGCGTGTTCGGGCGCGGTGACGGCTTCGTGGAGTCGCCCCATTCACCCCGGCGGCGGATACGATGGATTGCACACCGACGGGTGAACAGCGATCAGGGCGCTGAACCGACTGATCTCGACGCAATGTGCGCCGCGTCCATCGACGGTACGTCAATGACTTGGTGCCGAGTCACGGTGCGATGGACGAGAGGGACTGAAGTGAGACGAGAGGTCGCCGCCGAGCTCGAGGTCGAAATCACGTCGCCGACGACATTGGAGTTCCAGATTGCCGTCGCACCGCATCCCGGCGCCTCGGTTTCGGAGACCCTGTCGTTCGACTTGAACGGCTCGACCGTCGAGCCGTTGGAGGTAAGCGGTGTGCACGGCAACCGCATTCACAAACTCGAAGTGCCAGTCGGCAATCTGCATGTGCAATACGCCGCGGCGATCGTCGGGCGAGCCGACCCCGCGCCCGTCACCGAGTACGACCTGTCGATGTACCTGCGCCCCAGCCGCTACGCCGAGGCGGACAAGTTCTTCGGTTTCGCCGCAACGGAATTCGGCAACTACGCCGACTCGACGACATTGCTGGAAAAGGTGTCCTCCTGGGTCGGCACTCGGCTCAACTACGTACCCGGGTCTAGCGACCCGATCGACGGTGCGGTCGACACTCTGCTTGCCGGCGCCGGTGTATGCCGCGACTACGCCCATCTGGTCGTCGCCTTGTTGCGGGCCGTGAAGATACCGGCCCGAGTCGTCTCGGTGTACGCGCCGGGGCTGTCCCCGATGGACTTCCATGCGGTGGCCGAGGCGTTCGTCGACGGGCAGTGGCGGGTGGTCGACGGGACCTTGCTGGCGCCGCGCCAGTCGTTGGTGCGCATCGCCACTGGACGTGACGCCGCCGACATCGCGTTCCTCGACAACCACAAGGGCGCAATCGAACTCACCAAAATGGAGGTGATGGCGGTCGTCGACGGGGATCTTCCGAACGACTCGATCGACCAACTGGTGTCGATCGGCTAGGAGCCTCCCGGCCGCGTGATCGCCGCGGCTGAGAGGCCGCTTACCGGCTGAACCGACGTTAAACAGCGGTCTTGACCCGTATTGCCAACGGCGCCAGCGAAACTCAGCGCCGCTTGTTGAGATCAGTGATCGACTCCGAGGCCGCGAGTTTGGCTGCGGACTTGGCGTGCTTGTCGGCCCGTTTCTCTTTCAAAGATTTTCCGGACTTCTTGGTCATGGCTTGCCGCGGAGACTTGTCAGACACTGCTGGCCCCTTGTTTCGTGGGGGCCTGGCTGGTCCCGATTCCCCGACCATACGTCACCGACCCCGCGTGCGTGGATGCACGCGCGGGCAAACATGCGACTCCTGCCTCATCGCGGCGGTCCCGGGGTGTACCGTAAAAGCTGTTGGGAACCCAGCCACTCCGGGCTGTGTCAGCCGTCTTGACCGCTGATCGCGCCGAGCAACCGCTCACGCCGGATACGCAGGTACCGACCTAATGTCGGGATCACCTTGAACGCTCCAACCATGGTCGAGTCGCTGACTCCTGCTGCGCTGCAATGGCTTTCCCGCACCGCTCGATTCGGGATTCTCAGCGCTCAAACAACACCGCCCTGCGGGGCGGCGAAGTTCAGCATGGGCCTGTCCGACGCGCTGCGCACGCATGGATCGGACACAGACGTCATCTGGGTGCCCGACGGAGAACTGTCGTCACTGTCTCGAGTAATGGGGGTCTCGCTCAACGGCTCCGCGCCATCGGTCGATTCCTGCCGAAACCTGCTCGACCAGGCCGACGTCGCGGTCATCCAATACGGGAACGCCGTCGACTGCATCGACGGCGACGACCTGATCGATATTCTCCAAGGACTGCGTGTCCCGTCGATCGTCATCGCGCACACGGTTCCGAAAGAACCTACGGCACAACAACGTTCGATTCTCGAGGCGATCGCGGCCAGCGCCAGCCACATGGTCGTCACCTCCGAGGCGGCGCGTCAACGTCTATGCCTGACCTACACGGTCGACCGCCAGAGAGTCACGATGATCCCGCTGGGCGCCGCCGTCCCCGACGCCCCTCGCATGAAGGTCCCCAGCAGGCCGACCATCTTGACGTGTGGGCTGTTGGGTCCTGGCAAAGGTATCGAAAAGGTCATCGACGCGATGCCCCTGCTCAAGGATTTGCCTGGGCGGCCCCGGTACCTCGTCGCCGGTCCCACTCATCCGCGCGTCCTGGCCGCCGAGGGCGAGGCGTATAGGAGTGCACGTATCGAACAAGCCCGGCGCCTGGACGTGGCCGATTCGGTGAAATTCGATTCCGGCTATTACTCGGGACCGATGCTCACCACGTTGATTCAGCAGGCTGCTGTCGTCGTGCTGCCCTTCGACGAAGAGCACGCGAGCTGCGGCGTGCTGGTCGATGCGATCGCGAACGGCAGACCCGTCGTCGCGTCCGGATTTCCGCACGCCGTCGAGCTTCTCGACAGCGGCGCCGGCATCATCGTGGACCCCGACGACACCGACTCACTGGCGTCGGCGCTGCGCACCGTCATCCGGCAGCCTCGCGTTGCCGGGACCATGGCCGCCGAGGCGCGCAGCCGGGCAGCGGAGCTGGCATGGCCCTTGGTCTCCGCTGCCTATATCCGGCTTGCCCAGCACCTCCTCGCCGAACGCCGGTCGCGAGCATGACCGCGCAGCCACCACACCCGCCTCGCATTGGCGCCGGGCTCCGATTCGGGTAGACGTGGCGATCTTCGACCAGCTACTCGCCGCTGTTGACGGCAAGCGTGGGGTAGACGCAGCCGACCGACTCTGTGAGGCATGCGTGACGCTCTTCGACGTCGACGCCGCGGCGATCTCACTGGTGTTCGACGGCGCCAACACCGGCACGCTGGGCTCCAGCGGCGAACCGGCGCGCAAGTACGACGAACTCCAGTTCATGCTCGGCGAGGGACCCTGCCTGGACTCTGTCAGTCGCCGCGCGCCCGTCGTCGTCGTCGACCTCGCCGACCCCGACGAAGCGCGCTGGCCCGTCTACGGCCCCGCCATGCTGGACCTCAAGGTGCGCGGCGTCTATGCCATGCCCGTCCTGGTCGCAGGCGAATACATCGGTGCGCTCGACCTGTTCTGTGCCCAGCCCAAGCGTCTCGAGGACGACCACTTCGCCGGAGCCATCGCCGCCGCCGAACTGGCCAGCATCCCGCTGCTCGATCTTCTCGACCCCGACATGCAGGGCGCCTTCGGCGACCCCGACAGCAACGCCTGGGCCGAACTGCACGCCCTGTCGCGCGCCGAGGTCAGCCAGGCCACAGGCATGCTGGTGGCGCAACTCGGGGTCGAACCCGCCGAGGCCCTGGTCAGGCTGCGCGCCCACGCATATGCGACCGGCCGCAGCGCCACCGACGTGGCACGCGACATCCTCGACCGTGGGCTAAGGCTCGAGGAACATTGATTACAGGCCCGCAAATCGCCACCGCTGCACGACCACATTGGAGGGCATCATGACTGAACCCCCTCGCCAAACCGGCGTACTCGACGCGGTGGTCTCCCTCGTCGACACGTTGCTCGAGGACTTCGACACCGTGGACCTACTCACGGAACTCACTGAGCGTTGCGCGCAGCTGCTCGACGTCGCCGCCGCCGGATTCCTGCTCGCCGATCCGCTCGGCCAGCTGCGTCTGCTGGCCGCCACCACCGAGCAGGCCCATGAATTGGAACTGTTCCAGTTGCAGGCCGACGAGGGCCCGTGTGTCGACTGCTATGCCACCGGGCAGCCGGTCTGGGTCGCCGACCTGACGGCGGAAGTGGCGTGCTGGCCCCGGTTCGTCCCCGCCGCACTGCAGGCAGGGTTCGCCTCTGTGCACGCCGTGCCGATGCGCGCGGCCGGCCTCGTCCTCGGCGCGCTCGGTCTGTTCGGCACCGGCCCCGGCGAACTCACCGCCGCCGACCGCCTCGTTGCGCAGACCCTCGCCCACGTAGCGAGCGTCGCGCTGCTGCGGGAGCACGCGCCAACCCGGGCGACCGTCGTCCCGCAGTTGCGCGCCGCGCTGGCCAGCCGGGTGCTCGTCGAGCAGGCCAAGGGATTCCTGCGCGAAGCCCTCAATCTGCCGGTGGAGGACGCCTTCACTGTGCTGCGGGCCTACGCGCGGGCCAACGGGGAACACCTCACGGTTGTCGCCCGCCGGTTGATGACCGACCGCCGCGCGCGACCCGCGCTCGTCGCGGCAATCGCCGAATTCGCAACGCCCCCAACGTCTTAGGTGCGTCGGCGGGCCTGCGCGCGCCGCACCGCCTCGTCAACCAGCCGCTGGGCCACGATGTGCAGCTTGATGTTCTGCGCCTGGCTCAGCCGCATCAACCGACTGAACGCCTCCTCCGCGTCGGCCCCCGAGCGGCTGCGGATGATCCCGACCGCCTGATCGATCACGGCTCGGTTGCCAAGGGCCCGCTGCAACTGATTGGTGCGCTCCCGGGCCCTGTCGAGCAGCTGCCCGTTGTACACCGATACCGCCGCTGGTCCGGCGAACTGCGTGCCCAGCTGCACGGCGTGCTCACCGAACGCGTCGCGCCGATAGGCGTAGGTGTTGATGGCGCCGATCACCTTGTCGTCCACGATGAGGGGCAGCGCCAGCGCGGAATGCACGCCCATCCTGGCCACTCGGCCACCGAGGTGCGGCCAGCGGCTGTCACTTCCCAGCGACCCGCTGACGGTGGGCCGCCGCGACGATATGCATGTCAGACACGGACCCTCCTGGACGTCGAGATATTGCGCCTTGTCGATGTCTTCGACGAACTCCGCGGTGACAGCCCATGTTTCGATCGATTCGTCGTCGCCATCGACCAGCGTGACGCCGGCGCCGTCGACCCCCGGAATGGCCTGCTGCGCGAACTCGGCCACTTCGCCGAGGACCGCGATCAGGCTGCGGGCGCCCGCGACGATCCCGGCCACACCGGCGAGCGCGGCCTGCAGATCGACCTGCTCGGCTTCGAGTTGGGCGGCAGACAGATCGGGCTGTGGTGCCGTTACCCGACCTGGCTGCGCGTCGTAATCAGCCATCCTGCGTAGGAACTTACCCGCCCGGGCAAGGGCGATGTCAGTTGACGAGCGCCAACGCGTGCGCGCGTCGCAGCTTGCCCGATGGCGTCTTCGGGATCATGCCGGGCGCCAGCACGACGACGTTTCGCGGCCGCACGTCGACTTCGGCGAAAACCTCGTGGGCTACCTGGCGTTCGACCCGGCGCACCTGTTCATGATCATCGAATTCCTTGCACTCCACCGCGACTGCGAAGGTCTCCCTCGACAGTCCGGCATCCAGCCGCACCGCGACCGCACACCCCGGGCGCACCCCGGTCACGCGGCCCGCCGCACGTTCGATGTCGGTCGGGTAGATGTTGCGCCCGGCCATGATGATGACGTCCTTGAGGCGCCCGCACACGACGACATCGCCGGTCTCGGTCAGGTAGCCGAGGTCGCCGGTGTCGTACCAGCCCCTCGCGTCCTGCGCCGCGATGAATCCGGCCACCGTGGTATATCCCCGGGTCACCGGCTCGCCGCGCACCTCGATGACACCGACGGCGCGCGGCCCCAGCACCGCGCCGTCGTCATCGATGATGCGCAGCTCCATGCCCTTCAGCGGCTGGCCCAGGGTGACCAGCCGCCGGGTGTTTCCGCGAGTCGCCGGGATCGCGCGGCGCAAGACGGCAAGCAGATCGGCGTCCACCTCGTCGACTTTCATGCCGCCGCCACATTCGGAGAACGACACGGCCACCGTCGTCTCGGCCATGCCGTATGCGGGGATGATCGCCTCGGGTCGCAGCCCGAACGGGGCGCCCGCCTCGCAGAGGTCCTCCACGTCGAGCGGGTCCACCTGCTCGGCTCCCGACAACGCCCAACGCAACGACGACAGGTCGTACTCCCCGGGCTTGGCCTGCTTGCGCAACCGGTTCGCGAACAGGTTGTAGGCGAAGTTCGGGGCCGCCGTCATCGTGCCGCGGTATTTGTCAATCAGCTTGGCCCACAACAATGTATCCCGCAGAAAGTCCATGGGGGTGATCTTGACCAGTTCGGCGCCGATGTACATCGGCACCGTGAGGTAGCCCGTCATGCCCATGTCATGGAAGCACGGCAGCCAGCTCACGATCACATCGTTGTCGAGATCGAAGGCGCAGCCTTCCATCATCGCCTCGGCGTTGGCGACGATGTTGGCGTGGGTGATCTGAACGGCCTTGGGCGAACCCGTCGAGCCGGATGTCAGCTGCATCAGCGCGGTGTCGTCGTCGTGGCTGTTGACCGGTCGGACAGGCGTGCTCGCGAGCAGTTCATCGATGGTGAGCACCGCCATGCCGAGTTCGGCCAGCACCGGCGCCGCGGCCATGAACGGATCGGAGACGACAACGGCCTTCGCCGAAATCATGTTGATGACGGCGGTGGTCTCCTCGGCCCAGCGCGCCAGGTCGGTGCGGGGCGTCGGCTGATGCAGCATCGTCACACTGGCACCGCGCATCCAAATCCCTTGGGCGGTAGGCGCGATCTCGACGGGCGCACCGGCCAGGACGGCGATGGCGTCGCCGTGGCCGACACCGGCTGCGGCCAATCCGCCCGCGACTCGCGCTGCGCGCTGGTGAACTTCGGTCCAGCTCTGGCGAATCGGTGCATGTGGCTCTCCGGTGATGAAGCTCCGCATACTCCATTTCGCGTTGGTGAACATCGTCTCGGTAAATTGGCTCACGAAAATCCTTTAGACATAGGCGTTTTGACGCCGTGTGGAGGTAGTTCGAGTCATCGAGCGCGCTGGGGACGCTGCGCGTGGCGATGATGCGCGAGCCGCTGGGGTTCGACCGTCGTGCAGCCCTGCCTGGGGCCGACGATGAGTGCGGAGGTGCGGGTCTCCTCTGTGTACACCCCAGATGGTCACCTCGCCCCGGATGAAGCGTGGTGCCGTGCGTTTCAGACACACCGACTGTACAGACCCGGCCGCTGCTGATCGTCGGCGCGCGCCGAGGTCGGCCCAAGTCGGTATAAACACCGAATAAGCAGGCACGGGACCCCCCTTGCGACGTGCGCAACCGCGAAAATCGGCTGACGTCAGGGGACAGGCACCCTGTTCGGCGGGGACGTCAGATCGCCGCCGTGACGTTTCCGCGAGGCTGGAGAATCAACCCGCTTGGACCGTACCGCCTAGACCGTCCGCGGGTCGACATTTCCGGCTGACCGATTTGATGCTTCTATTTGTGACAAACAACCTGTATGTCGCGTCGTAGGCCTGCCCATCTCAGCCGCTGGCCCGTATCCGCTGATAGTTCTTATGGAAGGCGCTCTCCCAGCGGGAAGACGAACCGCGGCCGTGCCACATCCGTTAACGTCACCGAAGATGACCACGTCGACTGAAGCCGCATATCCCCAGTCGGGCCCCGCGGCGACGCGCCGAGCCATTTGGAACACCGTGCGAGGATCGCTCGGCAATCTGGTCGAGTGGTACGACGTTTACGTCTACACGGTTTTCGCGCCGTACTTCGAAGGCCAGTTCTTCGACGAGTCGGAGAAGAACTCGACTGTCTACGTCTACGCGATCTTCGCGATCACCTTCGTCATGCGACCAGTCGGCTCGTGGTTCTTCGGCCGCTTCGCCGACCGTAGCGGCCGCCGCGCCGCGCTGACCGTCAGCGTCTCGCTGATGGCCGCCTGCTCCATGCTCATCGCGCTTGTGCCGTCGCGGCACAGCATCGGTGCCGCCGCCGCTGTCATCTTGATCATCGCCCGGCTTGTCCAGGGCTTCGCCACCGGCGGCGAGTACGGGACCTCGGCCACCTACATGTCTGAGGCCGCTACCCGTGAACGCCGTGGCTTCTTCTCGTCGTTCCAGTACGTCACGCTGATCGGCGGCCACGTGCTGGCTCAATTCACGCTGCTGATCATCGAATCCGTGCTGACCACCGAGCAAGTGCGTGAATTCGGTTGGCGCATAGCCTTTGCCGTCGGTGGCGTCGCCGCCGTCGTCGTGTTCTGGCTGCGCCGCACGATGGACGAGTCGCTAAGCGAGGAAGTCATCGCCGGCGTGAAGGCCGGTGAGGAGCCGCAAGCCGGATCGCTGCGCGAACTGTTCGCCCGCTACTGGAAGCCGCTGCTGCTGTGCTTCCTCATCACCCTCGGCGGCACCGTCGCGTTTTACACCTACAGCGTCAACGCCCCGGCCATGGTCAAGACCGCCTACAAGGGCCACTCCATGACCGCGACGTGGATCAACCTGATCGGCCTCATCTTCCTGATGTGTCTGCAACCGGTCGGCGGTCTGCTCAGCGACAAGATCGGCCGCAAGCCGCTGCTCGTTTTCTTTGGCGTCGGCGGCCTCTTCTACACCTACTTCCTGATCACCTACCTGCCCGATCTGCGCTCGCCGCTCACATCGTTCTTCCTCGTGGCGGGCAGCTACGTGATCCTCACGGGATACACGTCGATCAACGCGCTGGTGAAATCCGAACTGTTCCCCGCACACGTGCGCGCACTGGGCGTCGGCATCGGCTACGCCTTGGCGAACTCGATTTTCGGCGGCACGGCGCCACTGATCTATCAGGCGCTGAAGGCCAACGACCAAGTGCCACTGTTCATAACGTATGTGACCATCTGTATTGCAGTGTCTCTGGTCGTCTACGTGTTTTTCCTGAAGAACAAGTCCGACACCTACCTCGACCGCGAACGAGGCTCAGCCTTCCAGCGGTGATATGACGCACGGTTGCGGTCAGGCTGCGCGCCGATCCAGCAGTCTCGTCGGTGTGTGTGGCTCACGCCATGGAAAACAGCTCTTGCATCACGATCACACTCGCAACGCGCTGCAGACCACCTTCCACCGCGATGCGTTGATCGTCCGGGCAGTCCAGCAACTGATCGAGCGCCGTGGGCGGCCTTCTTCATGTCGTAGATCGGCTGGTCCTTCGCGGCTTGCGACGCGAACGTGTCCCGGTAAATGAAGTTCGGCAACACCGTTTTGGCGTTCACGTAGAGCATTTGATTCAGGCGGTCGCGGCCCTCGACACGTTGCGTAAGCGGCAAGCGATCCAGCGCGGCGATCAGCGGCTGATACTCGCGCACGCACGCAGGCAGGTCGTCCCGCAAGAACGGCGTCATGCTGTTGGACTGTGCGGCAACGAATTCAGCGTAGCTGGCAGCCAGCCGAATCTGCGCTCCACTGCTTGCATCTCCGTGCTGCTGACTTGCCCCGGTATCAGCAACGCGAGTTGTCTCGTTTGCGCCGAGCATCACATCGAGCAGCGCCGATTTCTCGGCGGCACTCAATGCCGCGTTGTCATTCAGCGCGTCTACGCGGTAATACGCGTAGCCGCCCAGCATTTCGTCGGAGCCTTCGCCGGTGAACACCACCTTGATACCCGCGGCCCTCACTGCACGGCTGAGCAGAAACTTGGCCACGCCGTGGCCGTTGAACATCTGTGTCTCGGCATGCCAAATCGCGTCCGCGAATGATTCGGCGATCTCCCGACCGGTGATGGGAACTCGATGGTACGTCGCGCCGACATGCTTAGCCTGAGCCTCAGCGATGCTGGCCTCGTCGTAGAGCGGGTTCTCAAACGTGAGCGTGAATGCCCAGATCGGTCGGTCCATCTCATGCTGCGCGAGTCCGAGCACGGCGCATGAGTCGATGCCACCACTTAGATATGACGCGACCTCGACGTCGGCGACAAGTCGTTGCCGCACTGCATCGCGCAACGTCTCGCGGAATTCGTCGACGATCTCGACGTCGCTTCGCGTGTCCGCCCGCATCTGCTCCGCGGTCGGCATCTCCCAGTCCCAATAGGGATAGATGCGGACGTCGCCGTCCCTGGCGATCGCATAGCAGCCCGGCGGCACTGTACTGATCCCGGCGAACTCGGTTTTCTCGTGAGATCTGCCAGTACATCCGATAGCGCCCTCGATATCCCATGCGGCCGGCACACCCAGCGCCAACAAGGCCTTTATCTCCGACGTAAACACGTCGCTGTCCACCACCGTGTAACACAGCGGCTTGACCCCGAAGCGATCGCGAATCGCGTACATCGCACGTTGGCGTTCGTCGGCAATGACCGCCGCGAACTCACCTCGTAGCAGAGCTGCCGCCTGCATGCCTCGCTGGTGATAGAGGTGCAGCGCAATCTCGCTGTCACTCTCGGTGGAGAAGCGATAGCCGTCCTCGCGCAGCCGCTCGCGAATCTCGCGGTAGCCGTGAAACTCGCCGTTGACCACCATGTGCACCGCGCCATCGGGGCTGCTCATGGGCTGGCTACCGTTGTTCAAACCGATGATCGAGAGGCGCGTGTGTCCGAGCGTCCACTCCCCGTCACTCGACATCGAGATGCCCGCGCCGTCCGGTCCGCGATGCTCCAGAAACTTGAGCGCCGCATTGCACTGTTCAGCCGATAGGCCGCGACGTGTCATTGCGGCGAAAATCCCGCACTTTGTGTCCTCCGACATCCCCCAGACTCGCGCGCCGACCTCGGAGCGTCGGCACGACAGCTCAATCCACCATGACGCCGACCAAGCAGCGAGGCGTTTTAGCACGAACGCGAGAAGAACGAGTAGTCGACTACTCGATACCGAATACCCGCTCGGGAGCATTCTGGGCTGGCCGGAGGGGGCCGCGGGCGGCGGCCCAAATGATGGAAGGACGACCATCGTGGCTGGACCGGATTATCTCGAGCTGCTAGTCCCGGTTGTCGGCGCGGCAGCAGGCGCCGTTGGAATCGTGACACGCGACCTGTACGACCGACGTTCGGAGATCGGCCGTCAGAAATATGCGATGGAAATCGCGACCCGCCAGGTGAATTTCGCAGCAGACTGGTGGAAAGCTAAGCAAGCCCTCGGTTGCACCCCCGACGATCAAGATGCACGTGCCACCGCAGAGTCGTGGCTAGAACAGGCGACTTCTCTGATGTCGGAGACTGGGCGGGCGCCGGAGGGGCGTAAAACCGAGCCTTCAGTGGCGCGAAGACTGCTATTGGCGTACCCGCTTCGCCGTCGAACCGCAAAAGTTCTGAGGGCTCTTTACTACGCGCTGCTGGTTTTCATGCTCTCTGGCGTGCTGGTGTCCTTCTTCGAAGTCTCGTTGCCGGACTTTACTTTTGGCGAAGCAGTGGCTCTTGGCGCTAATAACGTCATCATCTACGGGTTGGCGGCCTTGGGTGTTAGGGCACTGGCAGTCTCGGTCGAGAATCGAAACGCTAAGCCCGGAGTTACTGCAGCACAACGTCTTTCATCACTGGTCAGTACATCGGCCAATCCGCAGGCCGGTTGGTATCCGGATCCGTCTGGTGTGGCGGGACAGCGCTACTGGGATGGTCGACAGTGGACGGCGCCTCACACAGCTGCCCAGACCTCTGGTAGAAGTGTGGTTTGAGGGTCTGCCGCAGCCACTCCTGGAATCGATCACTGCTCCGATTTGGTATCGGCTGCGCTACGAGGATGCCGCCTGACGCCGGTGCCTGTCGAGGTGTGTATGGGCGCCGCCGGCGACCATCGTGCGCGGTCGCGGATGAATATGAAGCGGGCGAGTCGGCTTACCCGATCCGCTCACCGCGTGACGCGGTAGCGGAGGTGAGCCACGCCGGGAGCTTCCAGCACGC from Mycobacterium sp. JS623 encodes:
- a CDS encoding FitA-like ribbon-helix-helix domain-containing protein, whose protein sequence is MPSVQIKDVPEDTHRVLRERAARAHQSLQEYLRSRLIADANQPTLEEVFDRVATRSGGKVPFTDAVSHLRAERDRR
- a CDS encoding transglutaminase-like domain-containing protein, producing the protein MTWCRVTVRWTRGTEVRREVAAELEVEITSPTTLEFQIAVAPHPGASVSETLSFDLNGSTVEPLEVSGVHGNRIHKLEVPVGNLHVQYAAAIVGRADPAPVTEYDLSMYLRPSRYAEADKFFGFAATEFGNYADSTTLLEKVSSWVGTRLNYVPGSSDPIDGAVDTLLAGAGVCRDYAHLVVALLRAVKIPARVVSVYAPGLSPMDFHAVAEAFVDGQWRVVDGTLLAPRQSLVRIATGRDAADIAFLDNHKGAIELTKMEVMAVVDGDLPNDSIDQLVSIG
- a CDS encoding type II toxin-antitoxin system VapC family toxin, translated to MIVVDASVVAVALGDDGADGEQARVRLLDEALAAPEIVDLEATSVWRRHVAAKLMTARRAALAVSDLRNLPLQRSPHRPLLDRIWQLRRGVTPYDAAYVALAEALDVALVTADARLAHAPGIRCEVEVITGRVRAR
- a CDS encoding GAF and ANTAR domain-containing protein, with translation MTEPPRQTGVLDAVVSLVDTLLEDFDTVDLLTELTERCAQLLDVAAAGFLLADPLGQLRLLAATTEQAHELELFQLQADEGPCVDCYATGQPVWVADLTAEVACWPRFVPAALQAGFASVHAVPMRAAGLVLGALGLFGTGPGELTAADRLVAQTLAHVASVALLREHAPTRATVVPQLRAALASRVLVEQAKGFLREALNLPVEDAFTVLRAYARANGEHLTVVARRLMTDRRARPALVAAIAEFATPPTS
- a CDS encoding GAF and ANTAR domain-containing protein, yielding MAIFDQLLAAVDGKRGVDAADRLCEACVTLFDVDAAAISLVFDGANTGTLGSSGEPARKYDELQFMLGEGPCLDSVSRRAPVVVVDLADPDEARWPVYGPAMLDLKVRGVYAMPVLVAGEYIGALDLFCAQPKRLEDDHFAGAIAAAELASIPLLDLLDPDMQGAFGDPDSNAWAELHALSRAEVSQATGMLVAQLGVEPAEALVRLRAHAYATGRSATDVARDILDRGLRLEEH
- a CDS encoding glycosyltransferase — its product is MVESLTPAALQWLSRTARFGILSAQTTPPCGAAKFSMGLSDALRTHGSDTDVIWVPDGELSSLSRVMGVSLNGSAPSVDSCRNLLDQADVAVIQYGNAVDCIDGDDLIDILQGLRVPSIVIAHTVPKEPTAQQRSILEAIAASASHMVVTSEAARQRLCLTYTVDRQRVTMIPLGAAVPDAPRMKVPSRPTILTCGLLGPGKGIEKVIDAMPLLKDLPGRPRYLVAGPTHPRVLAAEGEAYRSARIEQARRLDVADSVKFDSGYYSGPMLTTLIQQAAVVVLPFDEEHASCGVLVDAIANGRPVVASGFPHAVELLDSGAGIIVDPDDTDSLASALRTVIRQPRVAGTMAAEARSRAAELAWPLVSAAYIRLAQHLLAERRSRA
- a CDS encoding GAF and ANTAR domain-containing protein; amino-acid sequence: MADYDAQPGRVTAPQPDLSAAQLEAEQVDLQAALAGVAGIVAGARSLIAVLGEVAEFAQQAIPGVDGAGVTLVDGDDESIETWAVTAEFVEDIDKAQYLDVQEGPCLTCISSRRPTVSGSLGSDSRWPHLGGRVARMGVHSALALPLIVDDKVIGAINTYAYRRDAFGEHAVQLGTQFAGPAAVSVYNGQLLDRARERTNQLQRALGNRAVIDQAVGIIRSRSGADAEEAFSRLMRLSQAQNIKLHIVAQRLVDEAVRRAQARRRT
- a CDS encoding CbtA family protein — protein: MSLTLEMPSAIRLLVPGAVAGIVSYAFSRVMIEPLIGAAVDYEGAREHAESQLAGSDHDHGHEVFTRAVQENVGAAVGVVVFGIVMGVLFAVAYTMIRTVLERRGITPDPTGLALMLAAGMFVAIVLVPSLKYPANPPTVGLEDTIGARSSSFLAITVISVVSAYVAVSAGLAWSRRWSPWRATALACGGYVAVMLCTMALLPSFHEVPGPLSGPDGLVLGGFPAEVLAEFRLYSLVNQALMWMVIGVTWACLAAVPRRSAKDALAVGTRQL